A single region of the Brassica rapa cultivar Chiifu-401-42 chromosome A03, CAAS_Brap_v3.01, whole genome shotgun sequence genome encodes:
- the LOC103861492 gene encoding ubiquitin carboxyl-terminal hydrolase 16 has product MLLVLDLGLSSLFLLISLVLPVVAFVVRRKWRLAALRREEIRRLLIHASEEAARAELESSVEFSSVYVPNSFQCPVCYSPASTRCSRCKAVRYCSGKCQIIHWRQGHRDECHPASVLYNTDDEKSDCDLKFREGNEGLTPDETLLLHTEQVTTNVQVREAILSNPVISPEDGGGESADNKDELMDKEEAVSVAETSGSSFSGFSSSPRNDSGDDDDISFCESSSSSDSEISEPPRDDHVSVESEETFFSNIDDVKSKPLSPKFVQLVESANDLASLPKLSLNKPGGDPGQNPSESSSLVSSVGTDGHPRSADPSLLKSSDFWGTALGSVERVSENCDGSKSGKSSLNLSFGSSRDISAAKISEPRNNNLKETTRAGLGTRNFSGEVNSRERIAKRFDEAEISLPRSSSLDVPSPLNPTVLSTVTLQKSKSTSAGSGFMLAPMKVGEVQRLSSKASDTRECADAMKHSALGAKSGRVLDHQKQNGLDVHRINSLNGRSGMKASVLKAVDQWTRPKSLAENEIAGNHSHKGLFSYELFSKLYTSKIEFQPCGLINCGNSCFANVVFQCLMFTAPLTTYFLQQLHSRTCPNKEQCFTCGFEKLVLMAKEGKSSLSPSGLLSQLQSIGIRLGNGKQEDAHEFLRFVVDTMQSVCIKASGCDMPKTKKLEDTTLIGLTFGGYLRSKIKCMKCQEKSERREKMMDLTVEIDGDISTLEEALHRFTRTEILDGENKYKCGSCKSYERAKKKLKITEPPNVLTIALKRFQSGKFGKLNKLVRFPETLDLTPYVSGGSEKSHDYKLYGVIVHLDTMNAAFSGHYVCYVRNSQNKWYKADDSTVVTSDVESVWTKGAYMLFYARCSPTPPRLVLCNKSEASNKKSSVPVVPKATVSTASPVLSSNTPGGDRPGNIQSFYSSFQRLQRILEEDSSSDSSSLFDSTSDECSCSTDSTSMDDFADFIFGDNQGRAHGQSEAPSPTSSSSSSSPPFTRHSRLGDLSRSCQETCRNSRHRVSLGRER; this is encoded by the exons ATGCTCCTAGTTCTGGATCTCGGGCTTTCAAGTCTATTCCTTTTGATCTCTCTTGTTCTACCTGTTGTCGCCTTCGTTGTTAGGCGCAAATGGAGGCTGGCTGCTCTGAGAAGGGAGGAGATTCGGAGACTTCTTATCCATGCGTCTGAGGAGGCTGCTAGAGCTGAGCTAGAGTCCTCCGTTGAGTTCTCTTCTGTTTATGTCCCTAATAGCTTTCAGTGTCCTGTCTGCTATTCTCCTGCCTCTACTCGTTGCTCTCGCTGCAAAGCCGTTCGCTATTG tTCCGGGAAATGTCAAATTATCCACTGGCGGCAAGGTCACAGAGATGAATGTCATCCTGCTTCTGTCTTATATAATACTGATGATGAGAAAAGCGACTGTGATTTGAAGTTCAGAGAAGGAAATGAAGGGCTTACCCCTGATGAAACTCTATTGCTGCATACAGAACAGGTTACTACTAATGTACAAGTCAGGGAAGCAATACTCTCTAATCCTGTCATATCTCCTGAAGATGGGGGTGGAGAAAGTGCAGATAACAAAGATGAACTTATGGATAAGGAAGAAGCTGTTTCCGTTGCGGAAACATCTGGATCCTCGTTTTCTGGCTTCTCCTCTTCCCCTCGTAATGActctggtgatgatgatgatatttCTTTTTGTGAGAGCTCCAGTTCATCTGATTCCGAGATATCAGAGCCTCCACGTGATGATCATGTTTCTGTAGAGTCAGAGGAGACCTTTTTCAGCAATATTGATGATGTGAAATCCAAACCGTTGTCTCCTAAATTTGTGCAGTTGGTTGAGTCTGCAAATGACCTTGCTAGTTTGCCTAAGTTGAGTCTGAATAAACCTGGGGGTGATCCCGGGCAGAACCCGAGCGAATCAAGTAGTTTAGTCTCTTCAGTAGGTACGGATGGGCATCCACGATCAGCTGATCCGTCTCTTCTGAAGTCATCTGATTTTTGGGGTACTGCTCTTGGATCAGTAGAGCGTGTAAGTGAGAATTGTGATGGTTCTAAATCTGGTAAATCCTCTCTGAATTTGTCATTTGGCTCCTCTAGGGACATCTCAGCTGCTAAAATATCTGAGCCTAGGAATAATAATCTAAAAGAAACTACTAGGGCTGGATTAGGAACTCGTAATTTTTCCGGTGAAGTGAATTCAAGAGAAAGAATCGCCAAAAGATTTGATGAAGCTGAAATTTCTTTGCCAAGATCCTCTTCTCTTGATGTGCCGAGTCCTTTGAACCCTACTGTTTTGTCCACTGTGACACTTCAGAAGTCAAAGAGCACCAGTGCTGGAAGCGGCTTTATGTTGGCCCCTATGAAGGTTGGGGAAGTCCAACGTTTGTCGTCCAAGGCCTCAGATACTAGGGAGTGTGCTGATGCTATGAAACATTCTGCTCTAGGTGCAAAATCTGGAAGAGTTCTTGACCATCAGAAACAGAATGGTCTTGACGTTCATCGTATAAATTCTCTAAATGGAAGAAGTGGCATGAAGGCGTCAGTCCTGAAAGCTGTAGACCAGTGGACTAGACCGAAGTCATTAGCTGAGAATGAGATAGCAGGAAACCATAGTCATAAG GGGCTCTTTTCATATGAACTATTTTCTAAGCTGTATACAAGTAAAATTGAGTTCCAGCCTTGTGGCCTCATCAATTGTGGCAATAG CTGCTTTGCTAATGTGGTCTTCCAATGCCTGATGTTCACTGCTCCTCTGACCACATACTTCCTCCAACAACTCCATTCTAGAACAT GTCCAAACAAAGAACAGTGCTTCACCTGTGGGTTTGAGAAGCTGGTCTTAATGGCAAAAGAAGGGAAGTCTTCACTGTCCCCTAGTGGGTTGCTATCACAGCTGCAGAGTATTGGAATCCGTCTTGGGAATGGCAAGCAAGAAGATGCGCATGAATTCCTTAG GTTTGTTGTCGACACAATGCAGTCTGTGTGCATTAAGGCATCTGGATGCGATATGCCAAAGACTAAGAAATTAGAAGATACTACTCTCATTGGTTTGACATTCGGTGGATACCTCCGATCAAAG ATTAAATGCATGAAATGTCAAGAAAAATCTGAGCGGCGTGAGAAAATGATGGATCTGACAGTTGAGATTGATGGTGATATCAGCACCTTGGAGGAGGCTTTGCATCGATTTACAAGAACTGAAATATTGGATGgagaaaacaaatataaatgtgGCAG TTGTAAGTCCTATGAGAGAGCCAAAAAGAAACTGAAAATCACAGAGCCTCCGAATGTCCTTACAATTGCACTAAAACGATTCCAG TCAGGGAAATTCGGGAAGCTCAATAAGTTGGTCAGGTTTCCAGAAACTCTAGATTTGACTCCATATGTCAGCGGTGGAAGTGAAAAATCACATGACTACAAACTCTATGGAGTTATTGTTCACTTGGATACAATGAATGCAGCATTTTCTGGTCACTACGTGTGCTATGTTAGAAACAGTCAAAACAAGTGGTACAAAGCTGATGATAGCACG GTAGTAACTTCTGATGTTGAAAGTGTATGGACAAAGGGAGCTTATATGTTGTTCTACGCAAG GTGTTCTCCAACGCCACCAAGATTGGTATTATGTAACAAATCTGAAGCATCCAATAAAAAAAGCAGTGTGCCGGTGGTACCTAAGGCTACTGTGTCTACTGCAAGTCCTGTGTTGTCTTCCAACACTCCTGGTGGTGATCGACCTGGCAACATACAGTCGTTTTACTCCAGCTTCCAGAGGCTGCAGAGAATTTTGGAAGAGGACTCGTCGAGTGACAGTTCTTCTCTCTTTGATAGCACCTCAGATGAATGCTCTTGTAGCACAGACAGTACAAGCATGGACGACTTTGCTGATTTCATTTTTGGAGATAATCAAGGACGGGCTCACGGACAGTCCGAGGCTCCCTCTCCaacatcatcatcttcctcgTCTTCTCCTCCCTTCACAAGGCATTCCCGGCTAGGGGACTTGAGTCGTTCTTGTCAAGAAACTTGCAGAAACTCGAGACATCGCGTGTCCTTGGGAAGAGAAAGGTAA